Proteins co-encoded in one Pseudophryne corroboree isolate aPseCor3 chromosome 1, aPseCor3.hap2, whole genome shotgun sequence genomic window:
- the MICOS13 gene encoding MICOS complex subunit MIC13, protein MAPAVLRLLKFTTKVVVAGGAVYVAYDYGLLGSGAEGEEALKKTKAAVPPVLREWSDYFGLQLPSPPKFDFSLCESWNWGVQKSVSALSSAPTKACEYTAESWKYVKDLVK, encoded by the exons GTTTACTACAAAGGTAGTGGTGGCAGGAGGAGCAGTCTATGTGGCCTATGACTATGGTCTGCTGGGAAGTGGCGCTGAGGGAGAAGAAGCCCTGAAGAAGACTAAAGCAGCTGTACCGCCTGTTCTTCGCGAATGGTCAGACTACTTTGGCTTGCAG CTTCCGTCTCCTCCAAAATTTGACTTTTCCCTTTGCGAGTCTTGGAACTGGG GTGTACAGAAGTCTGTGTCTGCTCTCTCCTCTGCCCCAACCAAAGCTTGTGAATACACGGCAGAGAGCTGGAAATATGTAAAGGATTTGGTGAAATAA